A genomic region of Rhipicephalus sanguineus isolate Rsan-2018 chromosome 3, BIME_Rsan_1.4, whole genome shotgun sequence contains the following coding sequences:
- the LOC119387398 gene encoding uncharacterized protein LOC119387398 codes for MSGSSSSTSSRDQVDDGAISPVHEYIKTLEELVLRLKTDHEARRSAPDSAERHPALLEEHAASINNFTTDLALLQSLQLADKQVELLIEEDNELLALCAENQRICEEVMKKRQELEEANANISKLKSAYHSYIDKKFSSNRRLDQGGKPSVENKRKLQKERHKLKVLNNILLQVLTSSTIDWAKHERLVELLDEISKFL; via the exons ATCAAGCAGCTCCACATCATCGCGCGATCAGGTTGATGATGGGGCCATTTCGCCTGTCCACGAGTACATTAAGACCTTGGAAGAGTTGGTACTACGCCTCAAGACTGATCATGAAG CAAGAAGATCAGCCCCGGATTCAGCTGAAAGGCAT CCTGCACTACTCGAAGAGCATGCGGCGAGCATCAACAACTTCACTACAGACTTGGCATTGCTGCAAAG CCTACAGCTAGCTGACAAACAGGTGGAGCTGTTGATAGAGGAGGACAA TGAACTCCTGGCCCTCTGTGCAGAGAATCAACGAATATGCGAAGAGGTCATGAAGAAAAGGCAG GAGCTTGAAGAGGCCAATGCAAACATATCGAAGTTGAAGAGTGCTTACCATA GTTATATTGATAAGAAGTTTTCATCAAACAGAAGGCTGGATCAAGGAGGCAAGCCTTCAGTGGAAAA CAAAAGAAAGCTGCAAAAGGAGCGACACAAGCTGAAAGTTCTCAACAACATCCTCTTGCAGGTTTTAACCTCATCTACAATTGACTGGGCAAAACACGAACGCCTCGTTGAGCTACTTGATGAGATATCCAAGTTTTTATGA
- the LOC119387396 gene encoding elongation factor Tu: MALPMCLPQSLRLCVLRDTCLATLKSPRHPTSFFRTAFSRHYATKKVLKPPPGTVEPSTDKRPYVNVGTIGHIDHGKTTLTSAITRALYDEGLASFIKYDEIDRAPEEKLRGITINATHIQYSTRAYHYAHTDCPGHADFIKNMICGTSQMDGAVVVVAADDGCMPQTREHLLVCKQLGVKKIVGFVNKADIVDRDMLELVELELRDLFEEYKFEDSASSPVVWGSALKAMEGDESEYGLPSVRKLLSEMDSYFKPPTRDVTGPLLMPLETAISVRGRGTVVVGTLLRGTMARNQQVELVGFDETLHTVVTEIQRFNKPIDVCQAGDHVGCLLRGVQAQDVQRGMTLVTPGTATLGNRFAAQLYLLSKEEGGRSKPISKKYIMPMYCGTWTMPCRVDVAGDGMLMPGEFAEVELTLPKKMLMVAGQSFSIREEKHTVATGIISRILPSVIATTAQVGKIDLGNIEARKAS; encoded by the coding sequence ATGGCGCTGCCCATGTGTTTGCCGCAGAGTTTACGGCTGTGCGTTCTTCGTGACACTTGTTTGGCGACACTTAAATCGCCACGCCACCCCACATCGTTCTTCAGAACAGCGTTTAGCAgacactacgccaccaaaaaagTGCTAAAGCCGCCTCCTGGGACCGTGGAACCGAGTACGGACAAAAGGCCGTACGTCAATGTAGGCACCATTGGTCACATCGATCACGGTAAAACGACGCTTACTTCTGCTATAACTCGCGCCTTATACGACGAGGGACTTGCCTCCTTCATTAAGTATGACGAAATCGACCGTGCTCCCGAGGAAAAATTGCGAGGGATCACAATCAACGCGACGCACATACAGTACAGTACGCGCGCGTACCACTACGCACACACTGACTGCCCAGGGCACGCCGACTTCATCAAAAACATGATCTGTGGCACTAGTCAGATGGATGGAGCCGTGGTCGTAGTTGCCGCCGACGATGGCTGCATGCCGCAGACCCGAGAGCATCTGTTAGTCTGCAAGCAACTAGGCGTGAAAAAGATAGTAGGGTTTGTCAACAAGGCGGACATCGTGGACAGGGACATGCTCGAGCTCGTGGAACTCGAACTCCGAGACCTATTTGAAGAGTACAAGTTCGAAGATTCTGCCTCGTCACCCGTGGTGTGGGGATCGGCCCTGAAGGCCATGGAAGGTGACGAATCGGAGTACGGGCTACCATCCGTGCGCAAGCTCCTGTCCGAAATGGACAGTTACTTCAAACCGCCTACGCGCGACGTTACGGGCCCTCTGCTCATGCCGCTCGAGACCGCGATAAGTGTACGGGGAAGGGGCACCGTCGTCGTGGGAACGTTGTTAAGAGGAACTATGGCCAGGAACCAACAAGTTGAACTCGTCGGCTTCGACGAGACCTTGCACACGGTGGTAACAGAAATACAGCGTTTCAACAAGCCCATCGACGTCTGCCAAGCGGGTGACCATGTAGGCTGCCTTCTCCGTGGAGTCCAGGCTCAAGACGTTCAACGTGGAATGACCCTGGTCACCCCAGGAACAGCGACCCTGGGAAACCGCTTCGCAGCGCAGCTCTACCTGCTGTCGAAGGAAGAAGGTGGCAGATCAAAGCCCATATCGAAGAAGTACATTATGCCAATGTACTGTGGTACCTGGACAATGCCTTGTCGCGTAGATGTGGCAGGAGATGGTATGCTCATGCCGGGAGAGTTTGCCGAAGTGGAGCTGACGTTGCCAAAGAAGATGCTGATGGTTGCAGGCCAGAGCTTTTCCATCCGTGAGGAGAAGCATACTGTTGCGACCGGAATAATAAGCAGGATCCTTCCGAGTGTTATAGCCACTACGGCTCAAGTCGGAAAGATAGACCTTGGTAACATAGAAGCACGGAAGGCTTCGTGA